The Myxosarcina sp. GI1 genome contains the following window.
TCTAGTTCGGAGATGGAAGACTCATCGCCAGTTTCACTATCATCCCAGCCCGTCATAAGATCTTCGGTTTCGGAACCAGATTCTTCTTCCATACTCATATCGTCCAATTCGGAGATAGAAGACTCATCGCTACTGGCAAAATCCATCATCTCGGAAGAGTCATCGCTAGCTGCACTCTCATCCCAGCCAGACATAAGATCTTCAGTTTCGGAAGTAGGTTCTGCACTCAAAGATTCTAATTCTGACTCATTTAAAGAATCAATAAGGTCGTTTACTTCTTCTGTTTCTTCCTGTGTTTCATCTATAGATTCTATTTTCTCTGTAGCTGGTTCGGAATCTAAATTGTCTACAATAGATTCATCTCGATCGTCTTCGATAACAGAATCAATTAATTCTGTTAGCTCTGCTTCTTGCTCCAAGTTTTCTTCATTGGCAATTTCTTCAATTGCTTCAGCTTTTGGAGTAATAATTAAATCTAATTGTTCTTTATACTGAGATAACTCTTCTATTTGAGTTTGTAAACTGCTTTTTTCAAATTCAAGATCTACTTTTTGCTGTTTGGTTTGTAAAAGCTCTTCGTTAGTTTGTTCTAATTCTGTCTGACGAGCTGCCAGGCTAGCTTCCAAATTTTGTATTTGCTGCTGTAAATAGATTAAAGAATTGTTGGTTGATTCGTGTTGCTGGGACAAATCTTGCACTTTACTGTTCCAGTCATCATATTCTGACTCCAACTTTTGTTTTTGAGAATTTAGATCGGAAATTACAGCTAGTAGTTGATTATGTTCTGATTGTAGAGAATTAATATTTGCTTCTGCTTCCTGCATCTGCGTAGTTGCTTGAGTTAAAGACTGTTGCAAGTGATTTTCTCGATCTTGAAGCTGTTCGACTTGCTCATGCAGAGAATTTTCTCGTGTATCTTCTTCTGTACTCTTTTTACTGTTAACAACTAATGCTCCTGTAGCACTAGCTATAGAACCGATCGCGCCAGTGGTTATTAATGCGTTTCTAACACCATCTTTAGGAATCAGCATTCCAACTCCTACGGTAACGCCGAAAGCAAGAGAACTAAGCAGAATTTTATTAACAACTTTGGCTGAATTCATATTACTCTATTGAATAAAAATTAACTTATTAAGTACGCTATGGAGCTTAAAGCCTCTAGCGTGTTTATACGAAAGAAATTGTTAATTAATAACCAAAAATTTCTTATCTTGTTTCAAGAGTTCCCAAATATTCGTAGAAAATTAACAGTTTGACTGCGAAACATAATTATTAAAAAGCGATCGCGCTATTATTGGCGGTTTTGTAATGGAATAAAAGTAGAAGATGTGTTTAAAATGAGGTTGATGTAACAATAATTAATATATAGAGGGAATTATGGCAGCAAACGTAGAGATATACACTTGGAGCTACTGCCCTTATTGCCTTCGTGCTAAGGGATTATTAGAGGAAAAGGAAGTTGAATATCAAGAATACTGTATTGATGGAGATGAAGCTACTAGAAATGAAATGAGACAAAGGGCTAATGGTAGATCGAGTTTACCGCAAATTTTTATTGACAATCGTCATATTGGCGGTTGCGACGATCTCTACGCTTTAGAAGGCGAAGGAAAATTAGACTCTTTACTCAAAGGTAGCGTTGCTTAGTACGGCATAATTATTCTAATCGACAGCACATATTAGGAAAAAAAGGCGTGAAACTCGCATTTATCATCGATCCGATTACTCAACTCAATCCAGGACACGACACCAGTGTCGCAATTATGGAAGCGGCTCAAGTTTTAGGACATCAGGTATGGACGACTGAAGCCAGCCAACTTACAGTAGTCGAAGGAAAAGCCTGGTCGTATCTGCAAGCGGTGCAGCTTAAACCAGTAGAATTAATTGAAGGACGCTGGCAAGTGCCTAGAGATTGGTGTCGGGTTGAAAACAGTGTTTTTACTTGTTTGGAAGAGATGGATGCGGTTTTTATGCGTACCGATCCACCTGTAACTATTCCCTATCTTTACGCCACCTACATTCTGGATTTGATAGATACCAAAAAAACTTTGGTAATAAACTCCCCAGAAGGTTTGAGGACTGCTAACGAAAAAATGTACGCTCTACAATTTACTTCGGTTATACCTCAAACTATAGTTACTCAGAATAAAGCCGTTATTCAAAAATTCCTCGAAGTTAGAGAAGGTGGAGTTTTAAAACCGTTGGGAGGAAAAGCAGGAGAAGGCATTCTGTTTTTGGAAAAAGGCGATCGCAACTTTAATTCTTTGATCGAAGTTAGCACTCAACGAGGTCGCGAACCAGTAATGATACAAGAATATTTGCCAGCCGCTAAAGAAGGAGACAAACGAATTGTTTTATTAGATGGCGATCCCATTGGGGCAGTAAATCGCATTCCTACTGGTAGTGAATTTCGCGGCAATATGGCGGTAGGTGGCAAGGCTGCTAAAGTAGACATTACAGAAAGAGACTTAGAAATTTGCGCTACCGTCGCACCTCAGCTACAAGCGGATGGCTTATATTTTGTCGGCATTGATATAATTGGCGGCTATTTGACTGAAGTTAACGTTACTAGTCCTACGGGAATTAGAGAAATAGATCGCTTTAATAATGTCAGACTGGGTGAAAAAGTAATTAAATGGTTGGAAAACAAACTAAACTTTTTTAAGTAATTATTATTTACCGTTCGACAAATAATGCACGCACTTTCAATTTCTACTTGGATGGTTCATGTTTCCAGCGTCATTGAATGGATCGCTGCGATTTGGTTTATTTGGCAATATGGAGCGATTACGGGCGATCGCACTTGGTGGGCGTTATCTTGGGCAATGCTACCCGCTTTAGTTAGTGCTATGTGCGCCTGTACCTGGCATTTTTTTGATAACCCCGAATTATTGGACTGGCTGGTTGTCTTACAGGCAGCAATGACGGTAGTAGGAAATTGTACTCTGTGTTTGGCTGCCTGGTGGATTTGGCGTTCGCGGCAAGATAAAGTAGAAACTAATGACTGATAAATAATGAGTAAGGAAAATCTGTTTGCTATTTCTCTATTTCCCTATCTAGGATTTTTGTGGTTTATCACTCGTTCTGGAAAAACACCCCGTTTGGCTTTAATTGGTTTTTATGTATTGTTGGTTTTTGTCGCAGTTACTATTCCTGCTGGTATTTATGCAGAAAGTCATTACGGTACGAGTCTGGCTAATGTAGATTGGCTACACGGTAGTGCGGAGTTATTTCTTACTATTTCTAATGTGTTAGTAGTTTTGGGTTTTCGTCAGGCGATAATTAATTTCCAACAAAAAGATAAAATCGATACTAGTACCGCTACGCGGAAATCAAAAGTTAAAAGTTAAAAGTCTAAAGACAATAAAAAATTGAGCTTCTTTGAAAATTTGCAAGCAACAACTAAAAACTAATTAGCCAACACTCAAATAACTCACCAGGGAGACTTTTAACAATTTTGCCTTCTGCTTGACTTACTAAACTTTGCCATTCACTCCGAGGCGTTAATAAAACTTCTGCACCTAGATAAGTTTCTAAAATTGCCCAATCTT
Protein-coding sequences here:
- a CDS encoding DUF2499 domain-containing protein encodes the protein MHALSISTWMVHVSSVIEWIAAIWFIWQYGAITGDRTWWALSWAMLPALVSAMCACTWHFFDNPELLDWLVVLQAAMTVVGNCTLCLAAWWIWRSRQDKVETND
- the grxC gene encoding glutaredoxin 3; the encoded protein is MAANVEIYTWSYCPYCLRAKGLLEEKEVEYQEYCIDGDEATRNEMRQRANGRSSLPQIFIDNRHIGGCDDLYALEGEGKLDSLLKGSVA
- a CDS encoding DUF3593 domain-containing protein, coding for MSKENLFAISLFPYLGFLWFITRSGKTPRLALIGFYVLLVFVAVTIPAGIYAESHYGTSLANVDWLHGSAELFLTISNVLVVLGFRQAIINFQQKDKIDTSTATRKSKVKS
- the gshB gene encoding glutathione synthase; the protein is MKLAFIIDPITQLNPGHDTSVAIMEAAQVLGHQVWTTEASQLTVVEGKAWSYLQAVQLKPVELIEGRWQVPRDWCRVENSVFTCLEEMDAVFMRTDPPVTIPYLYATYILDLIDTKKTLVINSPEGLRTANEKMYALQFTSVIPQTIVTQNKAVIQKFLEVREGGVLKPLGGKAGEGILFLEKGDRNFNSLIEVSTQRGREPVMIQEYLPAAKEGDKRIVLLDGDPIGAVNRIPTGSEFRGNMAVGGKAAKVDITERDLEICATVAPQLQADGLYFVGIDIIGGYLTEVNVTSPTGIREIDRFNNVRLGEKVIKWLENKLNFFK